A single genomic interval of Lewinellaceae bacterium harbors:
- a CDS encoding RagB/SusD family nutrient uptake outer membrane protein → MKSIYQCLILAGILLMIPLQGCQGLLEKKPLGELTSDNFFQNETHALWATNAVYNLLRNWEVHVFSYIGMTDIVSDDADKGSTPNDANFLLEIDDFTYDAGNLAMSTVWSGYFRGIYRANLAIENIPNIDMNENLKARYIAENKFLRAYFYFTLVQWFGDLPLILKPLSPDEYKQPRVPAADIYAAIIQDLQDAAGVLPDSYPATETGRATRGAANAYLAKVYLTIGDFAKAEEYAMKVINSGVYGLYPDYAKLFLPEGENSIESVFEVQSTALDIGGAGSQYNEVQGVRGVPNLGWGFNRPSDDLIAEFERGDPRRDATILYVGEVLPDGSAYVQDNPEIVGERYNQKAWVPEHTGGNGNGPGNIRLFRYAEVLLIAAEALNENGNTAQALTYLNMVRARARGGKAVLPDVTLTDKTALRNAIWHERRVELGMEQHRWFDLLRQGRVDQVMAKLKPKFTAGKNELFPIPQSEIDLSGGQMTQNPGY, encoded by the coding sequence ATGAAATCGATATATCAATGCCTTATTCTAGCCGGGATTCTCTTGATGATTCCGTTACAGGGATGCCAGGGCTTACTGGAGAAGAAGCCTCTGGGAGAACTGACCTCCGATAACTTTTTTCAAAATGAAACACACGCATTGTGGGCTACCAATGCGGTTTACAATTTATTGCGTAACTGGGAAGTACACGTCTTTTCCTACATCGGCATGACCGACATTGTTTCCGATGATGCAGACAAAGGAAGTACCCCAAATGACGCCAACTTTTTGTTGGAGATCGATGACTTTACGTACGACGCCGGTAACCTGGCGATGAGTACGGTTTGGTCTGGTTATTTCCGTGGGATCTATCGTGCCAACCTGGCCATTGAGAACATCCCGAATATCGATATGAATGAGAACCTGAAAGCCCGCTATATTGCGGAGAACAAATTCCTTAGAGCCTATTTCTACTTCACACTGGTCCAATGGTTTGGTGACCTGCCTCTGATCCTCAAGCCGCTATCTCCGGATGAGTACAAGCAGCCCCGTGTGCCGGCTGCCGACATCTACGCAGCCATCATCCAGGATCTGCAGGATGCAGCTGGAGTCCTGCCAGACTCTTATCCGGCTACTGAAACGGGACGGGCTACCCGTGGTGCCGCCAACGCCTATCTGGCCAAAGTTTATTTGACCATTGGCGATTTTGCGAAAGCGGAGGAATATGCCATGAAGGTGATTAATTCAGGAGTCTATGGCTTGTACCCGGATTATGCGAAGTTATTTTTACCCGAAGGGGAAAATTCCATCGAATCGGTTTTCGAAGTGCAGTCGACAGCACTGGATATCGGAGGCGCCGGATCCCAATACAACGAAGTGCAGGGTGTCCGCGGTGTTCCAAATCTGGGTTGGGGGTTCAACCGCCCTTCTGATGACCTGATTGCTGAGTTCGAAAGGGGAGATCCCAGACGGGATGCTACCATTTTGTATGTAGGTGAAGTGCTGCCTGATGGATCCGCCTATGTCCAGGACAATCCAGAGATTGTAGGTGAGCGGTACAACCAGAAGGCTTGGGTACCTGAACATACTGGTGGCAATGGGAATGGCCCGGGTAACATCCGCTTATTCCGTTATGCTGAGGTCTTATTAATAGCTGCGGAGGCATTGAACGAAAACGGCAATACTGCTCAAGCTCTTACCTATCTGAATATGGTTCGTGCCCGTGCCCGGGGTGGAAAGGCTGTGCTTCCTGACGTGACCCTGACCGATAAGACAGCACTGCGTAACGCTATCTGGCACGAACGCAGGGTCGAGCTGGGGATGGAACAGCACCGCTGGTTTGATTTGTTGCGGCAGGGCAGGGTGGACCAGGTGATGGCCAAGCTAAAGCCTAAATTCACGGCTGGTAAAAATGAATTATTCCCTATTCCGCAATCAGAAATTGACCTGAGTGGTGGACAAATGACACAAAATCCTGGTTATTAA
- a CDS encoding TonB-dependent receptor — protein sequence MKSICTILSLLFSMGALWGQHTVSGTVTSTTGEPLIGVNILIKGTGNGTATDIDGSYSISVPDEKSVLVFSYTGFKSKEIVPGAQTTMDVVMDEDVELIDEVVVIGYGTQKKSDLTGAISTIKSDDVKRVPSANVEQILQGKVAGVQVTPVSGRPGEGAVVRIRGVGTLNDASPLYVVDGMLLDDISFLNPNDIASIEVLKDASATAIYGSRGANGVVIVSTNQGANHQARFNFSSYYASQQVVREIDMVNGSQFATLANEVATNEGRKPLFADPEKYGVGTNWQDVIFQTAPIQNYQISANGGNENVLYNISVNHFDQEGIVRGSRYQRTTVRINNEYALRKNIKVGHNISLIASKNDYEANVIGMAYQAEPIIPVFDSLGNFADATVRIPVGNPEVSIFYNYNKGNGLRTVGNTYFEASVLKYFTFKSNFGLDLQQGRSKRYTPVFEVTPTSLQRNEQSSLSVNSDRSNSWLWENTLNYYREWTNHRLNVLGGVTAQEYVFESLGGSRINFPGDTPEFYYLNAGETDGQTNYNTSYEWAMLSYLGRINYTFRDRYLLTASFRADGSSRFGKNNRYGYFPSFAVGWNITNEPFMSSIPLFSRLKLRASWGQIGNDKIGAYAGRPTVTSNLIAVFGRNEAIQNGASIVSLANPDIRWEETTQSNAGFEFGILDNRLQGNIDYYVRTTNDILVNVPIPEYIGADASPVINAAKVRNQGLDFNVSWRETRGKFDYEIGVLGSTVHNEVLALGEGQEEIFGGGLGVGGLLGTRTVVGLPIGAYYGYKVNGIYQNQSDLESYPVQGSEVPGDLRFVDTNNDGVITTADRTYIGSPIPTLIYGFNLSAGYAGFDVALDFNGQYGNKVINAKKMARFGTYNFEASYLDRWTGEGTSNTEPRVTNGGHNYEFSERFVEDGSFMRLRTVQLGYTLPDQATSRIKFSSVRFYVSGTNLVTWTQYSGYTPEITNASSIIAVGIDMGVYPIAKVITIGLDANF from the coding sequence ATGAAATCAATATGTACCATTCTAAGCTTACTATTCAGTATGGGGGCCCTGTGGGGTCAGCATACTGTATCAGGTACGGTCACCAGTACTACAGGAGAACCCCTGATCGGTGTCAACATCCTGATCAAAGGAACAGGCAACGGGACCGCGACGGATATTGATGGCAGTTATTCCATCAGTGTCCCGGATGAGAAATCCGTGCTCGTTTTTTCCTATACCGGGTTTAAAAGCAAAGAAATAGTTCCGGGGGCTCAAACCACTATGGATGTTGTGATGGATGAAGATGTCGAGCTCATTGATGAGGTAGTGGTTATTGGTTATGGAACCCAGAAGAAAAGCGACCTGACGGGCGCCATTTCAACCATAAAGTCGGATGATGTAAAGCGTGTCCCAAGTGCGAACGTGGAACAGATCCTGCAAGGGAAGGTAGCCGGTGTCCAGGTTACTCCGGTTTCCGGGCGTCCCGGCGAAGGAGCTGTAGTACGTATACGGGGTGTAGGTACTCTGAACGATGCTTCACCGCTCTATGTCGTGGACGGAATGCTGCTCGATGATATTTCTTTTCTAAACCCGAATGATATCGCATCCATTGAGGTTCTTAAGGATGCTTCTGCAACCGCCATCTACGGTTCAAGGGGAGCGAACGGGGTTGTTATCGTGAGTACCAATCAGGGAGCAAACCACCAGGCCAGGTTTAATTTCTCTTCCTACTATGCATCCCAGCAGGTGGTACGGGAGATCGATATGGTTAATGGATCGCAATTTGCCACACTGGCCAACGAGGTCGCTACCAATGAAGGCCGGAAGCCACTCTTTGCGGACCCGGAAAAGTATGGGGTAGGGACTAACTGGCAGGACGTCATCTTCCAGACAGCTCCGATCCAGAATTATCAGATCAGCGCCAATGGGGGAAATGAAAACGTATTGTATAACATCAGTGTGAATCATTTTGACCAGGAAGGGATTGTAAGGGGGTCGAGGTACCAGCGGACAACCGTGCGGATCAACAATGAATATGCACTAAGGAAAAACATCAAGGTAGGGCATAATATCTCCCTGATTGCCAGTAAGAACGATTATGAAGCGAACGTGATCGGCATGGCCTATCAGGCAGAGCCCATCATACCAGTGTTTGACTCGCTGGGTAATTTCGCAGATGCTACCGTGCGGATTCCGGTGGGCAACCCGGAAGTCTCCATCTTTTATAATTACAATAAAGGCAATGGGCTTCGTACGGTAGGTAATACCTACTTTGAAGCCAGTGTGCTGAAATACTTCACCTTTAAATCCAACTTTGGACTGGATTTGCAGCAGGGAAGAAGTAAACGTTACACACCTGTCTTTGAGGTTACACCAACCAGTTTACAGCGTAATGAACAAAGCAGCCTTTCCGTCAATTCTGACCGGTCCAATTCCTGGCTGTGGGAAAATACCCTCAATTACTACCGGGAGTGGACGAATCACCGGCTCAATGTCCTGGGGGGGGTAACCGCACAGGAATATGTGTTTGAGAGCCTGGGTGGATCAAGGATCAACTTTCCCGGAGATACCCCGGAATTTTACTATTTGAACGCCGGTGAGACCGATGGACAGACCAATTACAACACCAGTTACGAATGGGCCATGTTGTCCTACTTGGGCAGGATAAATTATACTTTCAGGGATCGCTACCTTCTGACCGCCAGTTTCCGGGCAGACGGTTCTTCCCGCTTCGGAAAGAACAACCGTTATGGCTATTTTCCTTCCTTTGCGGTGGGCTGGAATATTACGAATGAGCCATTTATGTCTTCAATACCCTTGTTCAGCCGATTGAAATTGCGTGCCAGCTGGGGGCAGATCGGTAATGATAAGATTGGTGCATATGCCGGCCGTCCAACGGTGACCTCAAACCTGATCGCCGTATTTGGCCGCAATGAAGCGATCCAGAATGGAGCATCCATCGTCAGCCTCGCGAACCCGGATATCAGGTGGGAAGAAACAACACAGTCCAATGCCGGTTTTGAATTCGGCATCCTGGACAACCGCCTCCAGGGGAACATAGACTATTATGTCCGGACGACCAATGACATTCTGGTCAATGTCCCGATCCCGGAATACATCGGAGCCGATGCCAGCCCGGTTATCAATGCGGCTAAAGTCCGCAACCAGGGTCTGGACTTCAATGTATCCTGGAGGGAGACGCGTGGGAAATTTGATTACGAGATCGGCGTGCTGGGTTCTACCGTACATAACGAAGTATTGGCTCTTGGTGAAGGGCAGGAAGAAATATTTGGTGGCGGACTTGGTGTTGGTGGACTCCTGGGAACCAGGACGGTCGTAGGACTGCCGATCGGAGCTTATTACGGATATAAAGTCAACGGAATTTATCAGAATCAATCGGACCTGGAGTCGTATCCCGTGCAGGGATCTGAAGTGCCGGGAGATCTGCGGTTTGTGGATACCAATAACGACGGGGTTATTACTACTGCCGACCGGACCTACATTGGCAGCCCGATCCCGACGCTCATTTACGGATTCAATCTCAGCGCAGGATATGCAGGATTCGACGTTGCACTGGATTTCAACGGACAATATGGTAACAAGGTCATCAACGCCAAGAAGATGGCCCGCTTTGGTACCTATAATTTTGAGGCGTCCTACCTGGACCGATGGACCGGAGAAGGCACTTCCAATACAGAACCCCGGGTTACGAACGGAGGACATAATTACGAGTTCTCGGAACGATTTGTGGAGGACGGATCATTCATGCGTTTGAGGACTGTTCAGCTTGGCTACACCCTGCCTGATCAGGCCACTTCCCGGATCAAGTTCAGCTCCGTCCGTTTTTATGTCAGCGGAACCAACCTGGTTACGTGGACCCAATATTCCGGATACACGCCGGAGATCACGAATGCCAGCTCGATCATCGCAGTGGGCATTGATATGGGAGTCTACCCGATCGCCAAGGTAATTACTATTGGACTGGACGCTAATTTCTAA
- the bglX gene encoding beta-glucosidase BglX: MTKRKFTKQRFSKYLYGLGLLVIVWSINFSGLNKQYFSAKPDETEDKLKDRVDSVLHLMTLEEKVGQMTLFTSDWDVTGPTMRSTYKADIKAGKVGAIFNAHTADYNRELQRIAVEETRLGIPLIFGYDVIHGYKTIFPVPLGESSSWDLTAMERSARIAATEAAAAGLHWTFAPMVDIAHDPRWGRIMEGAGEDTYLGSKIAAARVKGFQGDDLAATNTLVACVKHYAAYGAAQAGRDYSTVDMSERVLREVYLPPFKAAIDAGCGTVMTSFNELDGVPATANKFLLDEVLRKEWNFPGFVVTDYTSIDEMMNHGYSADQSQAAEQAVNAGVDMDMQSAAYYNHLVDLVKAGKVKETTIDDAVSRILRIKFLLGLFDDPYRYSDEQREKTQILSDANRQAARDVARKSIVLLKNENQTLPLNSAIRKLAVIGPLADDQLDMIGAWSGAGEARHVTTLISGIREVIGDRAEYTMGCAVDQDDRFGFNAAVELAKKSDAVVLAIGEKAYMSGEAASRSDITVPGPQLDLARALKATGKPLIVVLMNGRPLAIPWLAENADAIVEAWFLGTEAGPAISDVLFGAYNPSGKLTVTFPRSVGQVPIFYNMKNTGRPMDPNNKYTSKYLDIPNTPQFPFGFGLSYTTFTYGKPELSSDVLRSGGSIQVSIDVTNSGKMEGKETVQSYTRDLVGSVTRPVKELKGFQQLTLKPGETRKVQFTITPDDLRFYDKDLNYRTEPGDFRVFLGGSSAVTDYVQFTLQ; encoded by the coding sequence ATGACAAAGCGAAAGTTTACCAAACAAAGATTTAGCAAATACCTCTACGGACTTGGACTTTTGGTAATCGTCTGGAGCATCAATTTTTCCGGGCTGAATAAGCAGTACTTTTCAGCTAAGCCGGATGAAACGGAAGATAAATTAAAAGACCGGGTCGATTCTGTCCTGCACCTGATGACTCTCGAAGAGAAGGTCGGACAGATGACCTTGTTTACCAGTGACTGGGATGTCACAGGCCCTACCATGCGTTCCACCTATAAGGCGGATATCAAAGCAGGTAAAGTGGGAGCCATTTTTAATGCACACACGGCTGATTACAACCGTGAGCTGCAGCGCATAGCTGTCGAAGAGACCCGGTTGGGTATACCCCTGATTTTCGGATACGATGTGATCCATGGTTACAAGACGATATTCCCGGTTCCGCTTGGAGAATCTTCCAGCTGGGACCTGACTGCGATGGAGCGTTCTGCAAGAATAGCTGCAACTGAAGCGGCTGCCGCCGGTCTGCACTGGACGTTTGCACCAATGGTTGATATTGCGCACGATCCACGCTGGGGCCGTATCATGGAAGGTGCCGGAGAGGATACCTATCTCGGCAGTAAAATTGCCGCTGCCCGGGTGAAAGGCTTTCAGGGAGACGACCTTGCCGCGACGAATACACTGGTAGCCTGTGTTAAACATTACGCTGCTTATGGCGCTGCTCAGGCTGGCAGGGATTATTCCACAGTGGATATGTCAGAAAGGGTCTTGCGGGAAGTATACCTGCCACCGTTTAAGGCAGCCATCGATGCCGGTTGCGGGACTGTAATGACCTCCTTCAATGAACTGGATGGCGTGCCGGCCACTGCAAACAAGTTCCTCCTTGATGAGGTACTGCGCAAAGAATGGAATTTCCCTGGCTTCGTTGTCACCGACTACACCTCGATCGACGAAATGATGAACCACGGCTATTCTGCCGACCAGAGCCAGGCTGCAGAACAGGCAGTCAATGCAGGCGTGGATATGGACATGCAGAGTGCCGCCTATTACAATCATCTTGTCGACCTGGTGAAAGCAGGTAAAGTCAAAGAGACGACCATAGATGATGCCGTGAGCAGGATATTGCGCATTAAGTTTCTGCTCGGGCTGTTCGATGATCCTTATCGTTACAGTGACGAACAGCGTGAAAAGACGCAAATCCTTTCGGACGCCAACCGGCAAGCTGCCCGGGATGTGGCTCGTAAATCGATTGTCCTTCTCAAAAATGAAAATCAGACATTGCCATTGAACTCAGCTATCCGCAAGTTGGCCGTGATTGGTCCTCTGGCGGATGACCAACTGGACATGATTGGTGCATGGTCCGGGGCCGGAGAGGCCCGGCATGTGACCACGTTAATATCAGGGATCAGAGAGGTTATCGGTGACCGTGCCGAATATACCATGGGCTGTGCAGTGGATCAGGACGACCGTTTCGGATTTAATGCCGCCGTCGAGCTGGCCAAGAAATCCGATGCGGTGGTATTGGCTATTGGTGAAAAGGCCTACATGAGTGGAGAAGCAGCCTCACGGTCGGATATCACCGTTCCCGGGCCACAATTGGACCTGGCACGAGCGCTGAAGGCTACAGGTAAGCCCCTCATCGTGGTGTTGATGAACGGAAGGCCATTAGCCATACCATGGCTGGCTGAAAACGCCGATGCCATTGTAGAAGCCTGGTTCCTGGGCACGGAAGCCGGACCAGCGATCAGTGATGTGTTATTTGGAGCTTACAATCCGAGTGGAAAGCTGACGGTAACCTTTCCGCGCAGTGTCGGTCAAGTACCAATATTTTATAATATGAAAAATACCGGACGACCGATGGATCCGAATAATAAGTATACCAGCAAATACCTCGATATACCGAATACTCCCCAGTTCCCATTTGGCTTTGGATTGAGCTATACCACGTTTACCTATGGCAAGCCTGAACTATCCAGTGACGTCTTGCGGAGCGGAGGGTCCATTCAGGTTTCCATCGACGTTACCAATTCGGGCAAAATGGAGGGGAAAGAGACTGTTCAGTCCTATACCCGTGATCTGGTCGGCAGTGTGACGCGACCGGTTAAAGAACTGAAAGGTTTCCAGCAGTTGACCCTTAAGCCGGGAGAAACACGTAAAGTCCAGTTCACCATTACACCGGATGACCTCCGGTTTTACGATAAAGACTTGAATTACCGGACTGAACCGGGAGACTTCCGGGTATTCCTTGGAGGTAGTTCGGCGGTTACCGATTACGTACAGTTTACGCTGCAATAA
- a CDS encoding Tat pathway signal protein: MIKKAFAVFLICFIATFCADSTRTKGSVIVPFSMNELKQRTFHYFWDLADPEFGQVPDRYPSLTFSSIAATGFGLSTYITGIENGYITREEGARRTLMTLQALWNMPQGPEESGVSGYKGFFYHFLTLDKAVRFKQVELSSIDTGLLMAGILSAMTYYDGPEGDETSIRNLADSLYRRVEWDWMLNDSMRLSMGWHPEKGFIASDWRGYNEAMVLLIMAIGSPTHPVPTEVWDTWCSTYRWMDFQGYEQVNFAPLFGHQYSQMFIDFRGIQDEYMRSKGIDYFENARRATLANRAYCIQNPGGFKGYDANQWGLTACDGPASKTIIQNGKSIRFRDYWARGACAWEMNDDGTIAPTAAGGSIPFAPEACIPAVEHLWNTYYNELVDTFGFKDAFNLTYQEDHPEGWFDVDYLGIDQGPIAIQIQNYETGLIWNVMKRNPYIREGLRKAGFSGGWLDQPSKL; the protein is encoded by the coding sequence ATGATAAAGAAAGCCTTTGCTGTTTTCTTAATCTGTTTCATTGCCACTTTTTGTGCTGATTCCACGAGGACCAAAGGTTCCGTTATCGTGCCATTCAGCATGAATGAGTTGAAACAAAGGACCTTCCATTATTTCTGGGATCTGGCGGATCCGGAATTCGGGCAGGTGCCTGACCGGTATCCTTCACTTACTTTTTCGAGCATAGCAGCTACCGGATTCGGATTGAGCACATACATCACCGGTATCGAAAACGGATACATAACACGTGAGGAAGGTGCTAGACGAACACTGATGACTCTGCAGGCCCTCTGGAATATGCCACAGGGACCGGAAGAAAGTGGTGTCAGTGGATACAAAGGATTTTTTTATCACTTTCTGACCCTTGATAAAGCTGTGCGTTTCAAGCAAGTTGAACTTTCGAGTATTGATACCGGTCTGCTCATGGCTGGGATCCTAAGTGCTATGACTTATTACGACGGACCGGAAGGTGATGAGACATCCATACGCAATCTGGCGGACTCTCTGTATCGCCGGGTTGAATGGGACTGGATGCTCAATGACTCCATGCGGCTGTCCATGGGATGGCATCCGGAGAAGGGTTTTATCGCCAGTGATTGGCGGGGATACAATGAGGCTATGGTCCTGTTGATTATGGCAATCGGATCACCGACGCATCCCGTTCCCACCGAGGTGTGGGATACCTGGTGTTCAACTTACCGGTGGATGGATTTTCAGGGTTATGAGCAAGTCAATTTTGCACCTCTGTTTGGACATCAGTACAGCCAGATGTTCATCGATTTCCGGGGCATTCAGGACGAATACATGCGCTCGAAGGGTATTGATTACTTTGAAAATGCCCGCAGAGCTACGCTGGCGAACCGGGCTTACTGCATACAAAACCCGGGAGGTTTCAAGGGCTATGATGCCAACCAGTGGGGGCTCACCGCCTGTGATGGACCAGCCAGTAAAACCATTATACAGAACGGTAAATCCATACGCTTCCGCGATTATTGGGCCCGTGGCGCCTGCGCCTGGGAGATGAACGACGATGGAACGATTGCGCCAACAGCGGCCGGAGGCTCGATACCATTTGCTCCCGAAGCCTGCATACCAGCTGTCGAACATTTATGGAATACTTACTATAACGAGCTCGTCGATACCTTCGGCTTTAAAGATGCTTTTAACCTAACCTATCAGGAAGATCATCCTGAAGGGTGGTTTGATGTGGACTACCTGGGTATTGATCAGGGACCGATAGCTATCCAGATACAGAACTATGAGACCGGATTGATATGGAACGTAATGAAAAGAAACCCCTATATCAGGGAGGGATTACGGAAAGCCGGATTCAGCGGTGGGTGGCTGGATCAACCATCGAAACTATAA
- a CDS encoding T9SS type A sorting domain-containing protein, producing the protein MKRRLFPLIWLSLLPLLGMTQVVLEDFEGGMKLPWNQAFGDSTLQVVANPALADSTLDPLMINESAEVGSYDKVEGKAYSLLIAVLDDTLDLTTMNKFTVQVFASKATSFILKLEGTGQAIEKKQNIAVTNRWIEYSFDFSAAANMTTLTKIILFFDPGVAESSDTYLFDNLTQLPADECSGTTPDPEILDDFECQRNATYGIGFQNIKAIDNPFSEGINTSAKVGQYTDGAGAWDALVIDNGTALPLAERNQIQVKLYSTIAGVFKFKLEGGTSAAIEKDYMVTEDELNQWIQISMDFSDQANANQQRIVFFLNAGVDVEAGDIYYLDDIKLVAKPAAAALEDFEDGPRLTWSSLGDEAVFGTFDGAVANPDDAGLNTSANVGSYTKGSSEFGGLQADLPLDFNLSDNPQLNMQVLAPEGATSVTMKLFSPSQGLKEVDADVTETGAWVDLNFNFVDFQTINDFERLEIVFDKALASSDTWYFDNITQGESTVDPCADVTPIPTIFDDFDCQRNVEITGGANALEVVVNPDPTGINNDPLDKVGKYTDPQDQWSALVYNVGSAIDLSVYNQLEVKIWSPKAVPLLFKLEGGTAAAVEIWSAVETTGAWVKYAIDFSGAIGTDHTRLAIFFNAGQDPEAGDVYYIDDVEWKRQPITGCLANFETPDASPSVWTYFGNGSLDGTAFTVVQNPAPDDVNSSDSVGVAVEASDGQVWAGMYTDFPAFYTIPTDNMTIRAKVYMDHAATVVMKMEGAQNGAANSGDTPAEYTTPNQWQELTWDFSANTTPGGLYGRLTLIFDINNVPSENKTYFFDDIAIGSSDCGAVSSFRVYDLKPIQIAPNPVRNSLLISNTNEASRFEIHNLLGQTLRVIQTNSPYELSVDVTDLRAGVYVLTAYDKAGRLQGNAKFVKE; encoded by the coding sequence ATGAAAAGACGTTTATTCCCCCTTATTTGGCTTAGTCTGCTCCCATTGTTGGGCATGACTCAAGTCGTATTAGAGGATTTCGAGGGAGGTATGAAGCTTCCCTGGAATCAGGCTTTTGGTGACAGCACACTACAGGTTGTTGCCAACCCCGCTTTGGCGGACTCAACCCTGGACCCGTTGATGATCAACGAAAGTGCAGAAGTGGGTTCGTACGACAAAGTGGAAGGCAAAGCCTACAGCTTGCTGATCGCCGTATTGGATGACACCCTAGACCTGACAACCATGAATAAATTCACGGTTCAGGTTTTTGCATCCAAAGCAACCAGTTTCATCCTTAAACTGGAAGGAACCGGACAAGCTATCGAGAAGAAACAGAACATTGCGGTTACCAATCGATGGATTGAGTATTCCTTTGATTTCAGTGCCGCAGCGAACATGACCACCCTGACCAAGATCATCCTGTTTTTTGATCCGGGAGTGGCAGAATCGAGTGACACGTACCTATTTGATAATCTAACTCAATTGCCTGCTGATGAATGTTCGGGTACCACACCCGATCCTGAAATTCTGGATGATTTCGAATGTCAGCGCAATGCCACCTATGGTATTGGCTTCCAAAACATCAAGGCCATCGACAATCCTTTCTCGGAAGGCATTAATACGAGTGCGAAAGTAGGTCAGTATACCGATGGCGCAGGAGCATGGGATGCTTTGGTTATTGACAATGGCACCGCATTGCCTTTGGCCGAACGTAATCAGATCCAGGTAAAATTGTATTCAACCATTGCCGGTGTATTCAAATTCAAACTGGAAGGTGGTACTTCTGCAGCCATTGAGAAAGATTACATGGTCACCGAAGACGAATTGAATCAGTGGATCCAGATCAGCATGGATTTCTCCGATCAGGCCAACGCGAACCAGCAGCGGATCGTTTTCTTCCTCAATGCCGGTGTGGACGTTGAAGCAGGTGATATCTATTACCTGGATGACATCAAACTGGTAGCAAAACCAGCAGCAGCAGCCCTCGAAGATTTTGAGGACGGACCGCGGCTGACCTGGTCATCCCTGGGAGACGAAGCCGTGTTTGGAACCTTTGATGGTGCCGTTGCCAACCCGGATGATGCCGGTTTGAACACGAGTGCAAACGTTGGTTCCTACACCAAAGGTAGTAGTGAGTTTGGTGGTTTGCAGGCGGACCTGCCCCTGGACTTCAACCTCAGTGACAATCCACAATTGAATATGCAGGTTTTGGCACCAGAAGGAGCTACCTCTGTTACGATGAAGTTGTTCAGCCCGTCACAAGGCCTGAAAGAAGTTGATGCCGACGTTACCGAAACCGGTGCCTGGGTAGATCTGAATTTCAATTTTGTTGACTTCCAGACCATCAACGACTTTGAGCGCCTGGAAATCGTATTTGACAAAGCACTTGCCAGCAGCGATACCTGGTACTTTGATAACATCACCCAGGGTGAATCAACCGTTGATCCATGTGCTGATGTGACACCGATCCCAACCATTTTTGATGATTTCGATTGTCAGCGCAACGTTGAGATCACCGGTGGTGCCAACGCATTGGAAGTTGTTGTGAATCCGGATCCCACCGGAATCAATAACGACCCACTGGATAAGGTAGGTAAGTACACCGATCCTCAGGATCAGTGGAGTGCGCTCGTTTACAATGTAGGATCGGCCATTGATTTGTCTGTTTACAACCAACTGGAAGTTAAGATCTGGTCTCCTAAAGCTGTTCCACTGTTGTTCAAACTCGAAGGAGGTACAGCAGCGGCTGTAGAAATCTGGAGTGCTGTTGAAACTACTGGAGCATGGGTTAAATATGCCATTGACTTCAGCGGTGCCATAGGAACTGACCACACCCGTCTGGCCATCTTCTTCAATGCTGGTCAGGATCCGGAAGCAGGAGACGTCTATTACATCGACGACGTCGAGTGGAAACGCCAGCCGATCACCGGATGTCTGGCTAATTTTGAGACACCGGATGCCAGCCCCTCTGTTTGGACCTACTTCGGTAACGGTTCATTGGATGGAACTGCCTTTACTGTCGTTCAGAATCCGGCACCGGATGATGTCAATAGCAGCGATAGTGTAGGAGTTGCTGTTGAAGCCAGTGACGGACAGGTATGGGCAGGTATGTATACCGACTTCCCTGCTTTCTATACGATTCCGACCGACAACATGACCATACGTGCCAAAGTATATATGGACCATGCTGCCACGGTTGTTATGAAGATGGAAGGCGCCCAGAATGGTGCTGCAAATTCAGGTGATACGCCTGCTGAATACACCACGCCAAATCAGTGGCAGGAACTGACCTGGGATTTTTCAGCCAATACCACCCCGGGTGGATTGTATGGCCGGCTTACCCTGATCTTTGATATCAACAATGTTCCATCAGAGAACAAGACTTATTTCTTTGATGACATTGCGATAGGTTCTTCGGACTGTGGTGCCGTATCGAGCTTCCGGGTATACGATCTGAAACCGATCCAGATTGCACCGAACCCAGTACGGAATTCTCTTTTGATCAGCAATACCAATGAAGCTTCCCGCTTCGAAATCCACAATTTGCTGGGTCAAACACTACGCGTCATTCAGACCAATTCTCCCTATGAATTGAGTGTTGATGTGACTGACTTGCGCGCTGGAGTATACGTTCTGACGGCATATGACAAAGCAGGCAGACTGCAGGGAAATGCCAAGTTCGTGAAAGAATAA